The proteins below come from a single Mycobacterium parmense genomic window:
- a CDS encoding cupin domain-containing protein, which translates to MHEPSVRVVRRDQLSDDTPQTSGLHRAVAFDSRNPDAKVLSAFLSTVLPGAATGAHHHGDQETILYVLEGTARYRWGDRLQHVVEAGPGDFVFIPAHTPHQEVNASADRPTVWVVTRSNPDPIVVNLPELDKFAEPATREYPHP; encoded by the coding sequence ATGCACGAGCCGTCGGTCCGCGTCGTTCGACGTGACCAACTCTCCGACGACACCCCGCAGACCTCAGGACTGCATCGGGCGGTCGCCTTCGACAGCCGCAACCCCGACGCCAAGGTACTGAGCGCCTTCCTCAGCACGGTGCTACCCGGCGCAGCGACCGGTGCGCACCACCACGGCGACCAGGAGACAATCCTTTACGTCCTTGAAGGCACCGCCAGGTACCGGTGGGGCGACCGCCTGCAGCACGTCGTCGAGGCCGGCCCGGGAGACTTCGTTTTCATACCGGCGCACACTCCGCATCAGGAGGTCAATGCGTCCGCCGACCGCCCGACCGTTTGGGTCGTCACTCGCTCGAACCCCGATCCGATAGTGGTCAACCTTCCGGAGCTGGACAAGTTCGCCGAGCCGGCGACGCGCGAGTACCCTCACCCCTGA
- a CDS encoding FAD binding domain-containing protein, producing the protein MSQALVVGGSLGGLTAALVLRDLGWDVDVLERSAVPLQDRGAGIVAHPTTVRYLVERAGKAIGDIGVPASRLRYLGDDGSVAHEQPCAYRFASYFELYQGLLDAFGIERYHLSKQLAHLDNRGDEVALSLTDGQMLTADLVVCADGIHSTGRAILVPEAQPRYAGYVAWRGTIERDELSGGTASILRDAITYRILPHGHLLTYPIPGADGSVLCNWLWYRNVSPADHLNSLLTDRNGLRAELTVPPGSVQTRHLKELHSAADVELPPPLTELVRRTAEPFIQVIVDLEVPKMAFGRTCLIGDAAFVLRPHIGAGTAKAADDAWQLGNALLDTAGRQVPLRLKGWETQQLPAARQAMQRARAVGQSVQFEGTWRVGDPAPFGLHAAGDSALPVDL; encoded by the coding sequence GTGAGTCAAGCACTCGTGGTGGGCGGATCACTCGGGGGCCTCACGGCGGCGCTGGTGCTCAGAGACCTGGGATGGGACGTCGACGTTCTGGAGCGTAGTGCGGTTCCGTTGCAGGATCGCGGGGCCGGCATCGTCGCGCACCCCACCACAGTTCGCTATCTGGTGGAGCGGGCCGGAAAGGCGATTGGCGACATCGGCGTGCCTGCCAGCAGACTTCGTTATCTCGGCGATGACGGCTCGGTCGCCCATGAGCAACCCTGCGCATATCGGTTCGCTTCGTACTTCGAGTTGTACCAAGGGCTGCTGGACGCCTTCGGCATCGAGCGCTACCACTTGTCGAAGCAGCTTGCGCACCTGGATAACCGGGGCGATGAGGTTGCGCTGTCACTGACCGACGGTCAGATGCTGACCGCAGACCTGGTGGTGTGCGCCGACGGCATCCACTCGACGGGACGCGCGATTCTGGTGCCCGAAGCCCAACCGCGCTATGCGGGATACGTGGCCTGGCGAGGCACCATCGAACGCGATGAACTCAGCGGCGGTACAGCGAGCATCCTGCGCGACGCGATCACCTACCGGATCCTGCCGCATGGCCACTTGCTGACCTATCCGATTCCGGGCGCGGACGGGTCCGTGCTGTGCAACTGGCTCTGGTATCGGAACGTCTCGCCCGCAGACCACCTCAACAGCCTGCTCACCGACCGCAACGGTCTGAGGGCCGAGCTGACCGTGCCGCCGGGGTCGGTCCAGACCCGCCATCTCAAGGAGCTGCACTCGGCTGCGGACGTCGAGCTTCCACCGCCGCTCACCGAGCTCGTCCGACGGACCGCCGAACCGTTCATACAGGTGATCGTCGACCTCGAGGTGCCTAAAATGGCCTTCGGGCGAACCTGTCTGATCGGCGATGCGGCGTTCGTGCTGCGGCCCCATATCGGTGCGGGCACCGCCAAGGCGGCCGACGATGCCTGGCAGCTAGGCAACGCGCTGCTAGATACCGCTGGGCGGCAGGTGCCTCTTCGCCTGAAGGGCTGGGAGACCCAGCAACTACCGGCGGCCCGGCAGGCAATGCAAAGGGCCCGCGCAGTCGGTCAAAGCGTGCAGTTCGAAGGCACGTGGCGCGTCGGCGACCCCGCACCGTTCGGACTGCACGCGGCCGGGGACAGCGCACTACCGGTCGATCTTTGA
- a CDS encoding Dps family protein encodes MLSSQRRSRDEVREFDAPPSLTENLQRVLVDLIELHLQGKQAHWNVVGTNFRDLHLQLDEIVDIARDASDTIAERIRALNAVPDGRSDTVTASTTLPAFPAAEQTTTDTVDFITTAIYTAAHTLRTVHDDVDDADPSSADLLHTIIDALEKAAWMLKSENRKI; translated from the coding sequence ATGCTGAGTTCCCAACGCCGATCCCGCGATGAAGTGCGGGAATTCGATGCCCCGCCGAGCCTGACCGAGAACCTCCAGCGCGTCCTCGTCGACCTCATCGAACTGCACCTGCAGGGCAAACAAGCGCACTGGAATGTCGTGGGCACCAACTTTCGCGATCTTCACCTGCAACTCGACGAAATCGTCGACATCGCGCGGGACGCCAGCGACACCATCGCCGAGCGCATCCGCGCCCTCAACGCGGTTCCCGACGGACGATCCGACACCGTCACGGCATCGACCACACTGCCCGCCTTCCCCGCGGCCGAGCAGACCACGACCGACACCGTCGACTTCATCACCACCGCGATCTACACGGCGGCCCACACCCTCCGCACCGTCCACGACGACGTCGACGACGCCGACCCCTCCAGCGCCGACCTGCTGCACACCATCATCGACGCGTTGGAAAAGGCCGCCTGGATGCTCAAATCCGAGAACCGCAAAATCTGA
- a CDS encoding MIP/aquaporin family protein, with the protein MKYATEAIGTFFLVFTVGAAVGSGTQFAPLAIGAVLMVMVYAGGHISGGHYNPAVTLAVLLRRRIAVRDAFMYWIVQFGAGLLAAAVVRGIVDPAQATTTVTMTLAGHALAAAFVVELLFTFALCYVVLNVATSKSDPDNSYFGLAIGFTVLAGAFAVGAISGGAFNPSVTIGAATMGMFAWPTLWVYLVAQAVAGAAAGITFRALNPDDR; encoded by the coding sequence GTGAAGTACGCCACCGAAGCGATCGGTACGTTCTTCTTGGTGTTCACGGTCGGTGCCGCCGTCGGCAGCGGTACCCAGTTCGCCCCGCTTGCTATCGGTGCCGTCCTGATGGTGATGGTCTACGCCGGTGGACACATCTCGGGCGGCCATTACAACCCTGCGGTGACCTTGGCGGTGCTGCTGCGGCGCCGGATCGCCGTGCGTGACGCCTTCATGTACTGGATCGTGCAGTTCGGCGCCGGGCTGCTGGCTGCGGCGGTGGTGCGTGGGATCGTTGATCCGGCACAGGCTACGACGACCGTGACGATGACGCTGGCCGGTCACGCTCTGGCGGCCGCCTTCGTGGTGGAACTGTTGTTCACCTTCGCTCTGTGCTATGTGGTACTGAATGTGGCGACGAGCAAGAGCGATCCGGACAACTCGTACTTCGGCCTGGCGATTGGTTTCACCGTGCTAGCAGGCGCTTTCGCGGTCGGCGCGATCTCCGGCGGCGCGTTCAACCCGTCGGTCACCATCGGTGCGGCGACGATGGGCATGTTCGCCTGGCCGACGCTGTGGGTGTATCTGGTCGCGCAAGCCGTCGCCGGCGCCGCGGCCGGAATCACCTTCCGCGCGCTCAACCCTGACGACAGATGA
- a CDS encoding sensor histidine kinase, which yields MALLSRAARPPVWLGLVVAASLILVESVVVLLLKRVAPGDAFGVLYLVGVLVVSGVWGFGLSAAMSVASAVAFDYFRTGPAAFTLTRVEDWAVIGIFLIVALVATTLAQLARTRAVEAEHSRDALRAVADLQASLRRVATLVAHGVAPSEVFCAVADELALCLGVRHTTLFRFEPDGAGLLIAGHHEFQTELAVGKRFSLDGESVAAMIFRTGRPARMDDHDDAPGPAADYIRRLGMRSGVGVPIMVDGRVWGAAIVGSSQPDPLPPDTESRVGEFADLVTTAIANAETHAQLTASRARIVAAGDEARRRFERDLHDGAQQRLVTLGLRLRAAEASVPPDLGSVREQLAEIVDGLTGVSTDLQEISRGIHPAILSRGGLGPALKTLARRSGVPVALRVAVDQRLPDSVEVAAYYVVAESLTNAAKYAQASEVRVTVETDGPNVRLSIRDDGIGGADAGRGSGLTGLTDRVEALGGQLRVSSPVGSGTSLLATIPF from the coding sequence GTGGCACTGCTGTCACGTGCAGCGCGCCCGCCGGTGTGGCTGGGCCTGGTAGTCGCCGCGTCGTTGATTTTGGTGGAATCCGTTGTGGTGCTGCTACTCAAGCGAGTCGCGCCTGGCGACGCGTTCGGCGTGCTGTACCTGGTCGGTGTTCTGGTGGTCTCCGGGGTGTGGGGATTCGGGCTCTCGGCGGCGATGTCAGTGGCCAGCGCCGTCGCCTTCGACTACTTCCGGACCGGGCCGGCCGCCTTCACCCTGACCAGAGTCGAAGACTGGGCAGTGATCGGCATCTTCCTGATTGTCGCACTGGTGGCCACCACGCTGGCGCAGCTGGCCAGGACACGTGCCGTCGAGGCCGAGCACAGCCGTGACGCGCTTCGCGCGGTCGCCGACCTGCAGGCTTCGTTGCGCCGGGTGGCGACACTGGTCGCCCACGGGGTCGCTCCGTCCGAGGTGTTCTGCGCGGTGGCCGACGAACTGGCCCTGTGCCTGGGGGTGCGCCATACGACGCTGTTCCGCTTCGAGCCCGACGGCGCAGGTCTGTTGATCGCCGGGCACCACGAGTTTCAGACGGAACTGGCTGTCGGTAAACGGTTTTCGCTCGACGGCGAATCTGTCGCGGCGATGATTTTCCGCACCGGTCGTCCCGCCCGGATGGACGACCATGACGATGCTCCCGGTCCGGCCGCCGATTACATCCGCCGACTGGGGATGCGGTCGGGTGTCGGAGTGCCGATCATGGTCGACGGCCGCGTGTGGGGCGCGGCCATTGTCGGCTCGTCACAACCCGATCCGCTACCGCCCGACACCGAGTCGCGGGTCGGGGAGTTCGCCGATCTCGTCACGACCGCGATCGCCAACGCCGAGACTCATGCCCAACTCACGGCGTCTCGCGCCCGGATCGTCGCCGCCGGCGATGAGGCCAGGCGGCGCTTCGAACGCGATCTGCATGACGGTGCGCAGCAGCGGCTCGTGACGTTGGGGCTCAGGCTCCGTGCTGCAGAGGCTTCCGTGCCACCAGACCTCGGATCGGTGCGCGAGCAACTTGCTGAGATCGTCGACGGGCTGACCGGTGTCTCCACGGACCTCCAGGAGATATCCCGGGGGATACATCCCGCGATCCTGTCGCGGGGCGGACTGGGGCCGGCTCTCAAAACGCTCGCCCGCCGCTCCGGCGTCCCCGTCGCGCTCCGCGTCGCTGTCGATCAACGGTTGCCCGATTCCGTCGAAGTTGCCGCCTACTACGTCGTTGCCGAATCCCTGACCAACGCGGCCAAGTACGCGCAGGCATCCGAGGTAAGGGTGACCGTCGAAACAGACGGTCCTAACGTCCGTCTATCCATCCGGGACGACGGAATCGGAGGAGCCGACGCGGGCAGGGGGTCCGGGCTCACCGGCCTGACCGACCGCGTGGAGGCGCTGGGCGGACAGCTGCGGGTGTCCAGTCCGGTCGGGAGTGGGACGTCGCTGCTCGCGACCATCCCGTTCTGA
- a CDS encoding response regulator — translation MGRVRVVVAEDDVLLREGLASLLDRSGFDVVGQAGDGVQLLGLAREQAPDLVVTDIRMPPDHSTEGLDAARVIREELPDTAILVLSAHVDVEHAMELLASGRSVGYLLKSRVTDVADFVDTLGRIAKGASVVDPALVAELVSARRRNDPLAALSAREREVLALMAEGRSNAGIAHRIWVTEGTVEKHVRSILTKLNLPETGDDHRRVLAVVTFLEAH, via the coding sequence GTGGGCCGTGTGCGGGTGGTGGTGGCTGAGGATGATGTGCTGCTGCGAGAGGGTTTGGCCAGCCTGCTGGATCGGTCGGGCTTTGATGTGGTGGGGCAGGCCGGTGATGGTGTGCAGTTGCTGGGGTTGGCGCGTGAGCAGGCCCCGGACTTGGTGGTGACCGATATCCGGATGCCGCCGGATCATTCCACCGAGGGGCTGGATGCGGCGCGGGTGATACGCGAGGAGCTGCCTGATACGGCGATCCTGGTGCTGTCGGCGCATGTCGATGTCGAGCATGCGATGGAGTTGTTGGCCAGCGGGCGCAGCGTCGGTTATCTGCTCAAGAGTCGGGTCACCGACGTGGCCGACTTCGTGGACACGCTGGGGCGGATCGCCAAGGGCGCCTCGGTGGTGGATCCGGCGCTGGTGGCCGAGTTGGTGTCGGCGCGGCGACGCAATGATCCCCTGGCGGCGCTCAGTGCGCGCGAACGTGAGGTGTTGGCGTTGATGGCCGAGGGGCGCTCCAATGCCGGGATCGCTCACCGGATCTGGGTCACCGAGGGCACCGTGGAAAAGCATGTCCGCAGTATCTTGACCAAGCTGAATCTGCCCGAGACCGGTGATGACCACCGCCGGGTGCTGGCGGTGGTCACCTTCTTGGAGGCGCACTGA